In Oryza sativa Japonica Group chromosome 11, ASM3414082v1, the following are encoded in one genomic region:
- the LOC4350193 gene encoding putative protease Do-like 14, which yields MLRAARPRRAGALLLAAAAAASSSGALAYDRRGGDGDGDGDGEAFSTTTTAVRISASSPLRRALSSAASGILPGGSAHLLPSPLPLGEGFSFLNFFTSASNWSAGFPTQNSFASASVPPTNLSNQSSDGNSDDSKCCPGCINRNTIAKAAAAVGPAVVNISSTQETHGWVLEKSIGSGTIIDPDGTILTCAHVVLDFQSTKPILRGKVSVTLQDGREFEGTVLNADRHSDIAVVKIKSKTPLPSANLGSSSKLRPGDWVVALGCPLSLQNTVTAGIVSCVDRKSSDLGLGGIRREYLQTDCAINKGNSGGPLVNLDGEIVGVNVMKVWAADGLSFAVPIDSIVKIVENFKKNGRVVRPWLGLKMLDLNPMIIAQLKERSSSFPDVKNGVLVPMVTPGSPAEHAGFRPGDVVVEFDGKLVESIKEIIDIMGDKVGVPFKVLVKRANNVTVSLTVIPEEADSSR from the exons atgctccgcgccgctcgcccccgCCGAGCCGgcgcgctcctcctcgccgccgcggccgccgcctcctcctcaggAGCGCTCGCGTacgaccgccgcggcggcgacggcgacggcgacggtgacggtgaagccttctccaccaccaccaccgcagtCCGCATCTCGGCGTcctcgccgctccgccgcgcgctgTCCTCCGCGGCCTCGGGGATCCTCCCGGGGGGCAGTGCACACCTCCTCCcgtcgccgctccctctcgGTGAAG GGTTTTCCTTCCTAAATTTCTTCACATCTGCATCAAATTGGAGTGCAGGGTTTCCCACCCAAAATTCCTTCGCATCTGCGTCAGTTCCACCCACTAATTTGAGCAACCAGAGCTCTGATGGAAACTCAGATGATTCAAAATGTTGCCCAGGATGTATTAACCGAAATACAATCGCCAAGGCTGCAGCTGCAGTTGGTCCTGCTGTTGTCAACATTTCTTCTACACAAG AAACTCATGGATGGGTTCTAGAGAAGAGCATTGGATCTGGAACCATAATAGACCCAGATGGGACAATATTGACATGTGCCCATGTTGTTCTAGATTTTCAAAGCACAAAACCAATCTTGAGGGGAAAG GTTAGTGTGACTTTGCAAGATGGTCGTGAGTTTGAAGGCACTGTTCTCAATGCTGATCGTCACTCTGACATTGCTGTTGTGAAGATTAAATCGAAGACCCCTTTACCATCTGCAAATCTTGGATCATCATCTAAACTTCGACCAGGTGATTGGGTTGTTGCTTTGGGCTGCCCACTTTCTCTTCAAAACACAGTTACAGCTGGTATTGTAAG TTGTGTTGACCGGAAAAGCAGTGACCTAGGTCTTGGAGGAATAAGAAGGGAGTATTTGCAAACAGATTGTGCTATCAATAAG GGAAACTCTGGTGGTCCACTTGTGAATCTTGACGGTGAAATTGTCGGAGTTAATGTGATGAAAGTTTGGGCAGCTGATGGTTTGAGCTTTGCAGTACCGATTGACTCTATTGTGAAAATAGTGGAGAACTTCAAGAAAAATGG GAGAGTTGTAAGACCATGGCTTGGTTTAAAGATGCTTGACCTTAACCCAATGATCATTGCACAACTTAAAGAAAGATCAAGTTCTTTTCCAGATGTAAAAAATGGTGTGCTTGTTCCAATG GTTACACCAGGATCACCAGCTGAACATGCAGGATTTCGTCCTGGGGATGTGGTCGTTGAATTTGATGGTAAACTGGTTGAGAGCATCAAAGAG ATCATTGATATCATGGGGGACAAGGTTGGAGTGCCATTTAAAGTTCTTGTTAAAAGGGCGAACAATGTAACTGTGTCTTTGACAGTGATACCAGAGGAAGCAGATTCTAGCAGATGA